TCGATGATCGAGACCGGCTACACGCCCGTGCCCCAGGACCGCACGAAGGCGAGCTTCTTCCACAAGCGCGCGGCACGCGACAGCCTCGTCGACTGGACGTCGCCCCCGGAGGACATCGAGCGGTTCGTGCGCGCGCTGTCCGACCCGTACCCGAACGCGTTCACCTTCCACCGCGGCCAGGAGCTGCGCATCCTCCGGGCATCGGTGTCCCGCGGTCACTACGGGGGCACGCCGGGCCGGATCTTCATCCGGGAGGGCGACGGCGTGGTGGTCGTGGCCGGCCCGGACGCGCGGCGCGGGCAGTCGCCGGGCCTGGTGGTGGAGCGGGTCCGCACGGCCGACGGCACGGACCTGCCCGCGGCCGACTACTTCACGACGATGGGCGGGTACCTCACCGACCGGCCCTGACTCGTCAGCTCTCCTTGCCCCGCGCCGGTTCGGCCGCGGTCTGGTCCACGGCGCCGGGCAGGGTGCGGACGATCGTGTCCTGCGCCCGGCGTTCGCTGAACCCGGCGAGGAAGGCGAGCCCGGCGAAGAACAACGTGACCTGGTCGCCCGAAGCGGGTACGGCGAGCGGAAGCAGCCCGGCGCGGACGAGCACCAGCATCGCCGCGCCGAAAACGGCGCCGATGATCAGCCGGAAACACCCGGAAAGAATGATCACGAGCCAGCCCTGGTCGAGGCTCACGCGCACTTTCTCCCGGTTCGCCGTGCGCGTCATGACGCTCACTATCGCGCCGATGGCGCCGGATACCACGCAGATGATCAGCTGGGACACGATTTCGGCCTTCGTCGGCAGAAAAGCCACGGCGGCGACGGCGACGGTCGCCGCGACGGCGCCGACGGCCAGACCGCCGAGATAGCGGATCAGCGCCCGGTCGAGGGCCGCGTCCCGCGCGTTCTGCTCGATCTGGCGAATTTCCTTCCGGGCCGAAAGGACCGCGGCGGCCACCCGCTCGCGCTTCTGTTCCGAATCCACCATCGCGTCGAGCACGCCCAGGAGGGCGACAGCCGCCGTGTAGAGGCCCTGCACCAGGATCTCCTGCGACTGACCGCTGAGCAGCACGGAGTACTTCCGCTCCACCCGGCGGGCCGACCGGAACACGTCGTCGAATTCCGGGGTGCTGTCGGCGTGGTCGTAGTAGAGCCGCAACTTGTGGACGACTTCCCCCGCCCCGCCGTCCGGCCCGCTCCGCGCTTTGGCGACGAGCAGCAGCGCCGCCTGGCAATTGACCGCGTAATACTCCTCCACGATCTTCCCCTGGACGTCCTCGTACTCCGTCCGCAACTGCGTGAATCCCGAACGCCCGCCGTCCTGACGGGCTTTGATCAGGTCGTGGACACACGGGCAGGCAACCGGAGATTCCGACTCCGGCTCCGCTACCGCGCCAATTCTCCGCGCATTGATCACCACGGTGATCTCCCCTCGTTGACGACCCCAAGCCGGCGCCGCCACCCCTCGAATCACCCATTGTGACCACCATTGCCCGACAGAACCACTGCCGCGCATTTAACGTCACCCGAACGGCCGCATTCCCCGGTGATCGGGACAGGACTTGGCCGCCGGTCGCGCCGGCGCCAGGATGTGCCGCATGGCCGGGATCCACTTCCTCGAAGACCACCGCACCTGGGTACTCACCGGCGGGTCGAGCACCTACGCCCTGCGGCTCGACGAAGACGACGTCCCGACGCACGTCCACTGGGGCCCGAAGCTGTCCACCGAGGACGTCCCCGAACTCCTCGCGAAACCCCTTCCCCGGTGGGACGGCTTCAACGACCCCAACGAAGGCCTCGACGAGCTCGCCGCCGACGGCGGGACCAAGTACTGGACCCCCGCCCTCCAAGTCCGCTTCGCCGACGGCACCCGCGCCCTCGAATGGCGCTACCGGACCCACGAAATCACCCGGGACCACCTGGAGATCCACTTCGAAGACCGCCACTACCCCCTCCGGATCACGCTGCACTACCGCCTGAAGACCGACGTCCTCGAACGCTGGACCGAACTCGCCGCGGACACCGACGTCGAGGTCGTCCGGGCCGATTCCGCGACCTGGGTGCTGCCCGTCCGGGACGACTACCGCCTCAGCCACGTCACCGGCCGCTGGGCCGCGGAAACCCAGCTGCACCGCACCTCCGCGGCCCACGGTGAGACGACCTTCGCCAGCCGGCGCGGGATCACCGGGCACCACGCCAACCCGTGGGTCATGGTCGACGACGGCACCGCCACCGAACGCCACGGCGAGGTCTACGGCGTCGCTCTCGCCTGGAGCGGTTCGTGGCGCCTCACCGTCACCCGCTCCTCCACCGGCCGACTGACCGTCTGCGGGGGCTTCGGCCAGGACGGCGTCACCCATCGCGTCGGGCCCGGCAACCCGCTGACCACGCCCGTCATCGCGGGCCTCCGCACCCGCGGCGGGTTCGGTGCCGCCGGCCGGGCCTGGCACGCCTACGTCCGGGAGCACGTCCTGCCCCATCCTCGGGAACTGCGCCCGGTGCTCTACAACTCTTGGGAGGCAACGGGTTTCGACGTCGACGAGAAGAACCAGCGCACCCTCGCCGAGCGCGCCGCCGCGCTCGGGGCCGAATTGTTCGTCGTGGACGACGGCTGGTTCGGGGCCCGCACCGGCGACCACGCCGGGCTCGGCGACTGGCACGTGAACCGCGAACGCTTCCCCGGCGGCCTCGAGCCCCTCGTCGCCGCCGTGCACGGGCTCGGCATGAAGTTCGGCATCTGGGTCGAACCCGAGATGGTCAACCCCGACAGCGACCTCTACCGCACCCATCCGGACTGGGTCCTGCACCAGCTGCACCGGCGCCGGTCGCAGCTGCGCAACCAGCTCGTCCTCAACTTCGCCCGGCCGGACGTGCGCCGGTGGGCCCACGACTGGCTCGACCGGCTCGTCGGCGACCACGGCGTCGACTTCCTCAAGTGGGACATGAACCGCCCGTTCAGCGAAGCCGGCTGGCCCGGCGACGCGGACCCGGACCGCCTGTGGGTCGAGCACACGCGAGCCGTGTACGCGCTCCTGGACCGGTTGCGCCACGACCACCCGAGGCTGCGGATCGAAGCGTGCAGCGGCGGGGGCGGCCGGATCGACCTCGGCATGCTCGCCCGCGCCGACCAGGTCTGGACGTCGGACAACACCGACGCCCTCGACCGGCTGCGGATCCAGCACGGCTACGGCCAGCTCTACCCGGCCCGGGCGATGTCGGCCTGGGTCACCGACAACCCCAACTTCGTCACCGGCCGCTCGATGCCGCTGCGGTTCCGGTTCCACGTCGCCATGGCCGGTGTGCTCGGCATCGGCGGCGACATCGTGCACTGGCCCGGCGAAGACCTCGCGCTCGCCCGCGAGCTGATCGCGCTCTACAAGGACATCCGGCCGGTGGTCCAGCACGGCGCGCTGTACCGGCTGCGGCCGCCCGTCGACGACGGCATCGTCGCCTTCCAGTACGTCCACGAGGACCGGGCGGTCGTCTTCGCCTACCGGCAGGCCGCGCACTTCGCCGCGCCCGAGCGTCCGCTGCGGCTCGACGGCCTGGCTTCCGCTGACCGGTACATCGATTCGGACGCCGGGACCACGCACAGCGGGGCCGTCCTGCTCACCCGCGGGCTGCCCCTCGGCCTGCCGACCGGCGACTTCGCGAGCAGAGTCGTCCGGCTGAAGCGAATTGACCGCTAGAGATCGGATCTCTCGGCGCACCATCGACGTATTCACCTCCAACTGACGCTTGACACCCCTTCAGAGGTCCGATCAAATGCGTCATACATCACATATGGTGGGTGACATGGAGGAGGCACGATGAGGCGGTCCCTGGCGCTCGGCGCGGCAGTGCTGCTGGCCCTGGGCGGATGCTCGGTGGGCTCGAACACCGGCGGCAACGGCGGCGACCAGGAGATCACCTTCCTGACCTTCGAAACGCCGAACCTCACGCCGGCCTACTGGGACGCCGCGATCAAGCGCGTCACCGACAAGAACCCGGGGATCAAGGTCAAGAAGCTGGTCGCCCCGACGGCCGACGGACGGACGTCGTACGCGAAGCAGCTCCTGCAGTCCGGCCAGTTCCCGGACGTGCTGATCGCCGTCGACTCGGCGGGCTTCGCCGAGGCGGGCAACCTCTACGCGTGGACGCCCGAGGAGCTCAAGGACTTCCAGTTCCCCGACGCCAACCCGGTGAAGGGCAAGTACTACCAGCTGCCGGCCAACACCCAGACCATCCCGCCGATCTACTACAACAAGAAGATGTTCGCCGACGCGGGCATCACCACCACACCGAAGACCTGGGCCGAGCTGGAAGCCGACGCCGACAAGCTCGAGGAGAAGGGCTTCCCGCCGTTCGCCATCGGCGGCGGCAAGGACGGCTTCCCGTCGTCGATGATCCTCTCCGGACTGGTCAGCACCGAGGTCTACACCAAGGTTCCCGACTGGCTGACCCAGCGCCGCCGGGACAAGGTCAAGTTCGCCGACCCCGCGTTCCAGACGGCGTTCTCGAAGCTCGCCGACCTCGCCGCCAAGGGGTACGTGGACAAGACGAACGTGTCGCGCGACTACGCGGCCACCGAACAGGCGTTCCTCGACGGCAAGAGCGCGATGTACCCGATGGGCAACTGGTTCGCCGCCAACGCCGACACCAAGAAGCACGACTTCGAAGTGGGCGTCTTCAACTTCCCCACCGAAGACGGCAAGCTCGTCGTCCCGGCCTACACCGGCGGCGGCATGATCGTGAACGCCAAGGCCGCGCACCTCGACGCCGCCAAGAAGTTCGCCCTCGGCTTCCAGCTCGACAAGGACCAGCTCGACGCGTCGGTCAAGGCCGACGGCCTCTTCCCGGCGATCAAGGGCTACACCCCGCCGGGGGACGTCGGCCCGACCTTCAAGGCCGGCTACGACCTCTACACCCAGGCCGTGCAGCAGAACGCCGTGGTGCACGCCTTCCGCTGGGAAACCGCGGACGACGGCCTGCTGCCCGGCATGAAGGACAAGGTCGACCAGGCCGCCCAGGACGTCATCACCGGCCGCAAGTCCGTGGCCGACGCGTGCGCGTTCCTGGACACCGAGTGGGCGAAGGCGGGCTGACGCACTTGGCCGCCGTAGCCAGTCCCCCGGCACCCCCGAAGACCCGCCGGATACCCGCCTCCGGCAGGCGGCGCAAGCCGATCCTGCCGCGGGTGTGGCACTTCGCGTCGTTCGGCGCCCCGGGCGTGCTCGTCTACCTGTGCTTCGTGATGGCCCCGATCCTGATCAGCTTCGGGTACAGCCTCACGAACTACAACCCGTTCAACCCGCCGGTGAAGTTCGTCGGCTTCGACAACTACCGGCTGCTCTTCACCGACGAGCAGTTCTTGACCGCGCTGAAGGTCACCACGGTCCTGACGCTGATCGTGGTGATCGTGCCGAACGTGCTGGGCCTGGGCGTGGCGTTGCTGCTGGACCGGAAAGGCCGGCTGTACAACGCTTTGCGCAGCGTGTTCTTCACGCCGGTGATCCTCAGCTCGGTCGTCGTCTCGATCGTCTGGTCCCGGCTGCTCGACGACCGGGGCCCGCTCGACTCCCTGCTGCGGGCGCTGGGGATCGAGCACCCGCCGGGCTGGCTGTCCGACCCGGACATCGCGCTCTACTCGGTCGCCTCGATCGTGAGCTGGCAGATGCTCGGGTTCTGCGTCGTCGTCTACCTCGCCGGGCTGCAGGGCGTACCTTCGGAACTCCTGGAAGCCGCGGAGATCGACGGCGCCGGGCCGCTGCGGCGGTTCCGCGCCGTCACGTGGCCGCTGCTCGCGCCGTCACTGACGATCAACACGGTCGTGCTGCTCATCTCGGCGTTCAAGACCTACGACTACGTCAAGGTGATCACCAACGGCGGCCCGGGATCCGGCGCCACCGCGACGATCGCGTTCAACGTGCTGCAGACCGGCTTCGACTCGAACCACGTCGGCTACGCGTCCGCGATGGCCGTGCTGATGCTGGTGGTCGTCGCGGTCGTGACCACCGTCGTGCTGAACTTCCTCCGGCGCCGGGAGGTGGACCTGTGACCCGGGCGTGGCTGCGGCCCACGGTCGCGCTCTTCGTCAGCGCGGTGTTCTTCGTGCCGCTGTACCTGGTGCTGACGAACGTGATCAAGCAGGGCGACCTGATCGCGAAGGAACCGGCGTCACTGCCGCTGCCGCCGACGCTGGCGAACATCCACGCCGTGCTGACCCGGCCGGACGGCCTGTTCTGGGTCAGCCTGACCAACAGCATCGTCGTCACGGTGCTGTCGATCCTGGTGCTGACCGTGCTCTCGGCGATGCTCGGCCACTACCTGGCGCGCTCGGGCAAGCGGTGGACGAAGGTCCTGACGCTCGTCCTGCTGGCCGGGCTGATGATCCCGCCGCAGGTCATCCTCATCCCGATCACCGACGTCCTGCGCGTCACGCACCTGATGGCGACGCTGCAGGGGCTGATCCTGTTCAACGTCGGGTACTACGTGCCGTTCGGCGTGTTCGTGTTCACCGGGTTCATCCGCGGGGTGCCGGTGGAGCTGGAGGAGGCGGCCCTGCTCGACGGCGCGAGCCGGATGCAGGTGTTCTGGCGGGTGGTGTTCCCTTTGCTGCGCCCGGCGACGGCGTCGGTGCTGATCTTCCTCGGCGTGTGGATCTGGAACGACTTCATCGACCCGCTGATCATCCTGGGCCCGAGCCAGGGCACCACGATCACCACCGGTATCTACCGCTCGATCGGCCAGTACCAGGCCGACCTGGGCAGCGTGTTCGCGCTGATGTTCCTGGCCACGCTGCCGGTGCTGATCTTCTACCTGGCGCTGCAGAAGCAGTTCGTCAAGGGCCTGACCGGCGGGGCGACGAAGGGGTGAGCGGCGCTCTCCTGCGAGAACGCTGATCACTCGCTTTGCGCGGGGCTGCGCGGGATGCTCTGCTCCGAGAGCACCGCTCACCCGCGGCGGCGAGCAGCGTTCCGGCTCGAGAGCACCGCTCATCCGCGATAGCAGGCAGCGCTCACACCCGAGAGCACCGCTCACCGACGCCACAGCCGGAGCCGGAGCCGCCGGAGGTCACAGCTCGCGGACCTTGCCGCCGTCGACCTCGAGGCGGCGGGTGACGTGCACGGCGTCGAGCATCCGGCGGTCGTGCGTCACCAGCAGGAGCGTCCCCGGGTACTTGTCCAGCGCCGCTTCGAGCTGCTCGATCGCCGGCAGGTCGAGGTGGTTGGTCGGCTCGTCCAGCACCAGCAGGTTCACCCCGCGGGCCTGCAGCAGCGCCAGGGCGGCGCGCGTGCGTTCGCCGGGCGAGAGCGTCGCCGCGGACCGCAGCACGTGGGCGGCCTTCAGCCCGAACTTGGCCAGCAGCGTCCGGACGTCGGCATCGGCCAGTTCGGGCACCTCGCGCGCGAACGCGTCGGCGAGCGGGACGTCGCCGAGGAACAGCCGCCGCGCCTGGTCGACCTCGCCGACGACGACGCCGGGCCCGAGCGTCGCGCTGCCTTCGTCCGGGGCGAGCCGGCCGAGCATCGCGGCCAGCAGCGTCGACTTGCCCGCGCCGTTCGCGCCGGTGATGGCGACCTTGTCCGCCCAGTCGATCTGCAGGTCGACCGGCCCGAGCGTGAACCCGCCGCGGCGGACGACCGCGCCGCGCAGGGTCGCGACCACCGCGCCCGCGCGCGGGGCCGCGGCGATCTCCATCCGCAGCTCCCACTCCTTGCGCGGCTCCTCGACGACGTCCAGCCGCTCGATCATCCGGTCGGTCTGCCGCGCCTTCGACGCCTGCTTCTCGGTGGCCTCGGTGCGGAACTTACGGGCAGCCTTGTCGTTGTCGGGCTGCTTCCGGCGGGCGTTCTTGACGCCCTTCTCCATCCACGCGCGCTGCATCCGCCCGCGCGCCTC
This genomic window from Amycolatopsis mongoliensis contains:
- a CDS encoding carbohydrate ABC transporter permease, which codes for MGEGGLTHLAAVASPPAPPKTRRIPASGRRRKPILPRVWHFASFGAPGVLVYLCFVMAPILISFGYSLTNYNPFNPPVKFVGFDNYRLLFTDEQFLTALKVTTVLTLIVVIVPNVLGLGVALLLDRKGRLYNALRSVFFTPVILSSVVVSIVWSRLLDDRGPLDSLLRALGIEHPPGWLSDPDIALYSVASIVSWQMLGFCVVVYLAGLQGVPSELLEAAEIDGAGPLRRFRAVTWPLLAPSLTINTVVLLISAFKTYDYVKVITNGGPGSGATATIAFNVLQTGFDSNHVGYASAMAVLMLVVVAVVTTVVLNFLRRREVDL
- a CDS encoding alpha-galactosidase, which produces MAGIHFLEDHRTWVLTGGSSTYALRLDEDDVPTHVHWGPKLSTEDVPELLAKPLPRWDGFNDPNEGLDELAADGGTKYWTPALQVRFADGTRALEWRYRTHEITRDHLEIHFEDRHYPLRITLHYRLKTDVLERWTELAADTDVEVVRADSATWVLPVRDDYRLSHVTGRWAAETQLHRTSAAHGETTFASRRGITGHHANPWVMVDDGTATERHGEVYGVALAWSGSWRLTVTRSSTGRLTVCGGFGQDGVTHRVGPGNPLTTPVIAGLRTRGGFGAAGRAWHAYVREHVLPHPRELRPVLYNSWEATGFDVDEKNQRTLAERAAALGAELFVVDDGWFGARTGDHAGLGDWHVNRERFPGGLEPLVAAVHGLGMKFGIWVEPEMVNPDSDLYRTHPDWVLHQLHRRRSQLRNQLVLNFARPDVRRWAHDWLDRLVGDHGVDFLKWDMNRPFSEAGWPGDADPDRLWVEHTRAVYALLDRLRHDHPRLRIEACSGGGGRIDLGMLARADQVWTSDNTDALDRLRIQHGYGQLYPARAMSAWVTDNPNFVTGRSMPLRFRFHVAMAGVLGIGGDIVHWPGEDLALARELIALYKDIRPVVQHGALYRLRPPVDDGIVAFQYVHEDRAVVFAYRQAAHFAAPERPLRLDGLASADRYIDSDAGTTHSGAVLLTRGLPLGLPTGDFASRVVRLKRIDR
- a CDS encoding extracellular solute-binding protein; translation: MRRSLALGAAVLLALGGCSVGSNTGGNGGDQEITFLTFETPNLTPAYWDAAIKRVTDKNPGIKVKKLVAPTADGRTSYAKQLLQSGQFPDVLIAVDSAGFAEAGNLYAWTPEELKDFQFPDANPVKGKYYQLPANTQTIPPIYYNKKMFADAGITTTPKTWAELEADADKLEEKGFPPFAIGGGKDGFPSSMILSGLVSTEVYTKVPDWLTQRRRDKVKFADPAFQTAFSKLADLAAKGYVDKTNVSRDYAATEQAFLDGKSAMYPMGNWFAANADTKKHDFEVGVFNFPTEDGKLVVPAYTGGGMIVNAKAAHLDAAKKFALGFQLDKDQLDASVKADGLFPAIKGYTPPGDVGPTFKAGYDLYTQAVQQNAVVHAFRWETADDGLLPGMKDKVDQAAQDVITGRKSVADACAFLDTEWAKAG
- a CDS encoding ABC-F family ATP-binding cassette domain-containing protein, with protein sequence MSATLVAKDLAAGHGDRILFSGLDLVVAPGDVVGLVGVNGAGKSTLLRTLAGLAKPDDGEIRLNPPTATVGHLPQEPERREGESVRAFLARRTGVAAAQADLDSATEALTAGEAGADDRYAAALDRWLDLGGADLDERAAEVAADLGLAVDLDQPMTSLSGGQAARAGLASLLLSRYDVFLLDEPTNDLDLDGLARLERFVSGLRAATVLVSHDREFLARTVDRVVELDLVQQQVNVYGGGYEAYLEEREVARRHAREEYEEFADTKAALEARGRMQRAWMEKGVKNARRKQPDNDKAARKFRTEATEKQASKARQTDRMIERLDVVEEPRKEWELRMEIAAAPRAGAVVATLRGAVVRRGGFTLGPVDLQIDWADKVAITGANGAGKSTLLAAMLGRLAPDEGSATLGPGVVVGEVDQARRLFLGDVPLADAFAREVPELADADVRTLLAKFGLKAAHVLRSAATLSPGERTRAALALLQARGVNLLVLDEPTNHLDLPAIEQLEAALDKYPGTLLLVTHDRRMLDAVHVTRRLEVDGGKVREL
- a CDS encoding carbohydrate ABC transporter permease, with translation MTRAWLRPTVALFVSAVFFVPLYLVLTNVIKQGDLIAKEPASLPLPPTLANIHAVLTRPDGLFWVSLTNSIVVTVLSILVLTVLSAMLGHYLARSGKRWTKVLTLVLLAGLMIPPQVILIPITDVLRVTHLMATLQGLILFNVGYYVPFGVFVFTGFIRGVPVELEEAALLDGASRMQVFWRVVFPLLRPATASVLIFLGVWIWNDFIDPLIILGPSQGTTITTGIYRSIGQYQADLGSVFALMFLATLPVLIFYLALQKQFVKGLTGGATKG